In Kitasatospora sp. NBC_00240, the following are encoded in one genomic region:
- a CDS encoding DUF916 domain-containing protein, whose amino-acid sequence MRRAPLVTLLVVLAAALAPGQARAADNGEWSVRPADSAITPRAAFELSARPGATFTDRAVVTNTTDQPLTFRLYVADAYNTERDGGLAVRGREEAQTDVGAWGKPEHDVVTTPAHSSLTVGFTLTVPQDAAPGDHVGALVAVDDRVRPGSGSYLGIQRGVGARIYLRVDGPQRPGLAVEDVRFAAHNPPTGWVGGGDSTVSYTLRNTGNVKLDPRVSLKVDGLFVGGPAARQLTDVPPELLPGQQVKVTESWSGAPSGWGDVTVTAVADGARAGGSAGFAGVPWLLAGAPALLAAGITVLLVRRRRRAAARRVAPDGPA is encoded by the coding sequence ATGCGCAGAGCACCCCTTGTCACCCTCCTCGTCGTCCTCGCGGCGGCGCTGGCCCCCGGACAGGCGCGGGCCGCGGACAACGGCGAATGGTCGGTCAGGCCCGCAGACTCCGCGATCACGCCCCGCGCGGCCTTCGAACTGTCCGCGCGCCCCGGCGCGACGTTCACCGATCGCGCCGTCGTCACCAACACCACGGACCAGCCGCTGACCTTCCGTCTCTACGTCGCGGACGCCTACAACACCGAACGCGACGGCGGACTGGCCGTACGCGGCCGGGAGGAGGCGCAGACCGACGTCGGCGCCTGGGGAAAGCCCGAGCACGACGTCGTCACCACCCCGGCGCACTCGTCGCTGACGGTCGGCTTCACCCTCACCGTCCCCCAGGACGCGGCGCCCGGCGACCACGTCGGCGCCCTGGTGGCCGTCGACGACCGCGTGCGGCCCGGCTCCGGCTCCTACCTCGGCATCCAACGCGGTGTCGGGGCCCGGATCTACCTGCGCGTCGACGGCCCGCAACGCCCGGGACTCGCCGTCGAGGACGTGCGGTTCGCCGCGCACAACCCCCCGACGGGATGGGTCGGCGGCGGCGACTCAACCGTCTCGTACACGCTGCGCAACACCGGGAACGTCAAGCTCGACCCGCGGGTCTCCCTGAAGGTCGACGGCCTCTTCGTGGGCGGGCCGGCCGCCCGGCAGCTGACCGACGTACCGCCCGAACTGCTCCCGGGGCAGCAGGTGAAGGTGACCGAGTCCTGGTCCGGGGCGCCCTCGGGCTGGGGGGACGTCACCGTCACGGCGGTCGCCGACGGGGCCCGGGCCGGCGGGTCCGCCGGGTTCGCCGGGGTGCCCTGGCTCCTCGCCGGAGCGCCGGCCCTGCTGGCCGCCGGGATCACCGTCCTGCTGGTCAGGCGCCGCCGCCGCGCCGCCGCACGGCGGGTGGCCCCCGACGGGCCCGCGTGA
- a CDS encoding polysaccharide lyase — protein sequence MSLSPTAGRLALRLAVAPIAAITAIGSAAVPAAAADSVSYDFEPGSTTTWPHVAINGFGSLVTVAAPGQHGGRAVRYNVPNDGRSFRAELAIKGLDFGAHRFSFSDYLPSDWTRLPLDSIVAQWFNSQGTNEGVKPVIALSVHDDYWQMKVHWGSTAAEQEAVVPLGPVQFGHWNRWTFDVVWSGDGKPGSIVAARDGVQVGTHQGPNNYQAGEPPHFRIGLYRPNWRPEKPPHPLGGPDAVIYADDISITSTSGAPAPVAAAPSTAPRSSAAATGSVTPSRPGSATTAPQSPSTSPADVPSPTGADPTVSEESDAGTDPNADQDVTGTELQAAGLPTLSAAPAADDTGPSAMLWVAAPTALLLAAGGYALRRRRPGGRARHK from the coding sequence ATGTCGCTCAGCCCAACCGCCGGCCGGCTCGCCCTGCGCCTGGCCGTGGCACCGATCGCCGCGATCACGGCGATCGGTTCGGCAGCCGTACCCGCCGCCGCGGCCGACTCCGTGTCGTACGACTTCGAGCCCGGCTCGACCACCACGTGGCCGCACGTCGCGATCAACGGCTTCGGGAGCCTGGTGACCGTCGCGGCGCCCGGCCAGCACGGCGGCCGGGCCGTCCGGTACAACGTCCCCAACGACGGGAGGTCCTTCCGCGCCGAACTCGCCATCAAGGGACTCGACTTCGGCGCGCACCGCTTCTCCTTCTCGGACTACCTGCCGAGCGACTGGACCAGGCTGCCCCTCGACAGCATCGTCGCCCAGTGGTTCAACAGCCAGGGCACCAACGAGGGGGTCAAGCCGGTCATCGCCCTCTCCGTCCACGACGACTACTGGCAGATGAAGGTGCACTGGGGGTCGACCGCCGCCGAGCAGGAGGCCGTCGTCCCGCTCGGGCCGGTGCAGTTCGGCCACTGGAACCGTTGGACCTTCGACGTCGTCTGGTCGGGTGACGGGAAGCCCGGTTCGATCGTCGCCGCGCGGGACGGCGTCCAGGTCGGCACCCACCAGGGGCCCAACAACTACCAAGCCGGTGAGCCGCCGCACTTCAGGATCGGGCTCTACCGCCCGAACTGGCGGCCGGAGAAGCCGCCGCACCCCCTCGGCGGCCCGGACGCCGTGATCTACGCCGACGACATCTCCATCACGAGCACCTCGGGTGCCCCGGCCCCGGTCGCGGCCGCACCCTCGACGGCTCCGCGCAGCAGCGCCGCCGCCACCGGCTCCGTGACCCCGTCGCGCCCCGGAAGTGCCACCACCGCCCCGCAGTCGCCGTCCACTTCGCCCGCCGACGTCCCGTCACCGACCGGCGCGGACCCGACCGTGAGCGAGGAGAGCGACGCGGGCACGGACCCGAACGCCGATCAGGACGTCACCGGAACGGAGCTGCAGGCCGCCGGCCTGCCCACGCTCTCCGCCGCCCCGGCCGCCGACGACACCGGGCCGAGCGCGATGCTCTGGGTCGCCGCCCCGACCGCGCTGCTCCTGGCCGCCGGGGGTTACGCGCTCCGCCGCCGCCGTCCCGGCGGCCGGGCCCGGCACAAGTAG
- a CDS encoding VOC family protein: protein MPADAQSHVRVARPSRDLAAAERFWVDGLELDVLYRHEGTGATGDHSLLMVGWPAAAWHLELVGSPELAAASPPGPEDLFVVYLDEPVPAELIERLERHGGTRVPAHNPYWDEWGVTVRDPDGHLLVLSSRGWSNS, encoded by the coding sequence GTGCCCGCCGACGCGCAGTCCCATGTCCGTGTTGCCCGCCCGTCCCGCGACCTGGCCGCGGCCGAGCGCTTCTGGGTCGACGGCCTCGAACTCGACGTGCTGTACCGGCACGAGGGGACGGGCGCCACCGGCGACCACTCGCTGCTGATGGTCGGCTGGCCCGCGGCCGCCTGGCACCTGGAACTCGTCGGATCCCCGGAGCTCGCGGCCGCGTCCCCGCCCGGCCCGGAGGACCTCTTCGTGGTCTACCTGGACGAGCCCGTCCCCGCCGAACTGATCGAACGCCTGGAGCGGCACGGCGGCACCCGGGTGCCCGCGCACAATCCGTACTGGGACGAGTGGGGCGTCACCGTCCGGGACCCGGACGGGCACCTGCTGGTGCTCTCCTCCCGAGGCTGGTCCAACTCCTGA